The Deltaproteobacteria bacterium genome contains the following window.
CAAAAGAGAAGGCCATGGCCTTGTTGGAGAAAGTGGGCATTCCAGAAAAGGCAGAAAGCTACCCGGATAATCTTTCCGGCGGCCAGCAGCAGCGGGTAGCCATTGCGCGGGCTCTGGCAATGGATCCGAAAGTGATGCTTTTTGATGAACCAACCTCTGCACTCGATCCTGAAATGATCGGTGAGGTGCTGGAGGTGATGAAGACTCTGGCCCGGGAGGGCATGACAATGGTTGTGGTAACCCATGAGATGGGCTTCGCCAGGGAGGTGGCCGACCGGGTAGTGTTCATGGACTACGGCAGGATTGTGGAAGAGGGGACCCCCGAGCATTTCTTCAAGGATCCCACCCATGAACGAACCAAGCTCTTTCTGAGTCAGATCCTGTAGAGCGGATATACTTCAGAGGTCAGCAGGGAGAAATCCCAGGAGTTGTAGCTCAGATTCTCCTCAGCCTGGTAACTGCAGCAAAGAGAAGCGCAAAGCGGCTAGTTGAGAAATACCTGCCTGTAGTCGGACAATGATTCCATAACCTGGCCGGCGCCGCGGGCCACTGTGGTGAGGGGATCTTTTTCCACGTATACCTTGAGGTCCAGCATGGAGCTCAGCAGGGTGTCTAGCCCCCGCAGAAGGGCTCCGCCGCCCGCGAGCCAGACGCCGTTGCCATAGATGTCAGCAGCCAGTTCTGGCGGCGTCTTCTCGAAGGCTCGCTTGACGCTTTCGGTGATTACATTGACAGGCTCTTCCAGAGCCTCTCTTACCTGCCGATCAGTAATCTTGAAAGATCTCGGCAGACCTGTGAGGATCTCTTTGCCGCTGCCTTCCATGGTCATGGGCTCCGGCAAAGGGGTGGCAGAACCGATGCGCAGTTTGATCCGTTCTGCCTCGTTTTCGCCGATGGCTATCTGGTAATGTTGCTGAACATAGCGGCTGATGGCTTCATTGGCCTCATCCCCCGCCACTCTGACCGATTCGGCGTAGGCTATTGCTGACAGAGAGATTACCGCCACCTCGGTGGTGCCGCCGCCAATGTCCACCACCATGTTTCCCACCGGCTTGCTTATGGGAAGGCCGGCGCCGATGGCAGCAGCCATAGGTTCTTCGATCAAATGCACCTGGCGAGCGCCAGCCTGCTCAGCCGACTCTATGACAGCTCGCTTTTCCACCTGGGTGATGCCAGTTGGCACCGCTACGATCAGTCGGGGCCGAAAGAGGCGAGAACGCTTGTGCACCTTGCCCAGAAAGTACTTGATCATGGCACTGGTGACCTCGAAATCAGCTATAACCCCGTCTTTCATAGGCCGAATGGCCACAATTTTTTGTGGGGTCCTGCCGAGGAATTCTTTGGCCTCCCTACCTACGGCAATTACTCTGCCATTGGTGCGGCTGATGGCCACCACCGAAGGCTCATTGAGGACGATGCCTTCACCCTTCATGTAGATGAGGGTGTTGGCTGTACCTAGATCCATGGCCAGATCTTTTGAAAATAGGCCAACGAGGTAATCGACGAGTTTCATAACCATCTCGATTTGAAGCAAAGGCAAACTAGTAGAGGGGCATTGTCCGCAGAGCCCCAATAGTTCATACGGATGATGCTCATCGACTAGGCGAAGTTACCATGCCAGTCGCGGTTCCCTGGGGAAAGCCAAAGTCAGCCCTCTAGTTGCCTGCTCAACTTTTCTGACGCAATTGTTCTTGCTTCCTTGCTCTCCTGTCAATAGGCAGCCCTCAACGAAGATCATCGGCCAGGCCTCGAAAGGCCTTGATCCAGAGTTCACTCACTTCGGAAGAGTCATGTGGGAAAATACTAAAAGCGAAGCGTGGCTGCAGGCCAGTAGAGCCATTCAACTGCTCCAGGAGGTGCTGGTGCAGAGCAGAGGCCAGCTCCTGCATGCGGGCATGTATTGCCCTGGGGCTGGCATTCTCAAAAAGAAGAGCAAAGCGCATGGGCTCGATGCAGCCCAGGAGTTGTCTCCCTCGAAGCTCCTGGAGGAGGAACCTGGAAACACTCTGGCGCAGCGGCATCAAATCAGGAAGTGCCACCCTGGTGTTGAGTTGCTCCATACCATCTATACTCATAATGGCAAG
Protein-coding sequences here:
- a CDS encoding amino acid ABC transporter ATP-binding protein is translated as MVRTENVCKTFYTTHKVDALVDVSCEIKKGEVVVVIGPSGSGKSTFLRCLNRLEKADSGHIYIDGVDILHHKTDINKVRADLGMVFQSFNLFQNKNVLENITLAQMVVRKRSKAEAKEKAMALLEKVGIPEKAESYPDNLSGGQQQRVAIARALAMDPKVMLFDEPTSALDPEMIGEVLEVMKTLAREGMTMVVVTHEMGFAREVADRVVFMDYGRIVEEGTPEHFFKDPTHERTKLFLSQIL
- a CDS encoding rod shape-determining protein gives rise to the protein MKLVDYLVGLFSKDLAMDLGTANTLIYMKGEGIVLNEPSVVAISRTNGRVIAVGREAKEFLGRTPQKIVAIRPMKDGVIADFEVTSAMIKYFLGKVHKRSRLFRPRLIVAVPTGITQVEKRAVIESAEQAGARQVHLIEEPMAAAIGAGLPISKPVGNMVVDIGGGTTEVAVISLSAIAYAESVRVAGDEANEAISRYVQQHYQIAIGENEAERIKLRIGSATPLPEPMTMEGSGKEILTGLPRSFKITDRQVREALEEPVNVITESVKRAFEKTPPELAADIYGNGVWLAGGGALLRGLDTLLSSMLDLKVYVEKDPLTTVARGAGQVMESLSDYRQVFLN